The following nucleotide sequence is from Allocatelliglobosispora scoriae.
CTTCCCCCATCGACCTTCCCGCCCGTGCTATGTACCTGCAGAACCTCGGGGCTGCACTGCTGCGCCGAGGCGGCCGCACCGGGGTGGTTAACGACCTGGACCGCGCGATCATGGTCAGTGAGCAGGCTGTTGCCGCTACCTCCGACGATCATCCCGACCGCGCCGGGCGCCTATCCGATCTTGGAGCCGCGCTGGGCGGCCGGTTCGTGCGAACCGACGCAGCGCTAGATCTGGATCGGGCCATCACGGTTGGCGAGGAGGCGGTTGCCGCGCTCCCAATCGATCACCCCCGCCGCGCCGACGTCCTGCTCAATCTCGGCGCGGCGTTATGCAGCCGGTTCCTACGGACCGGGGTGTATGGCGACTCGGCTGCGGCCGTTGCCGCCTACCGGTCCGGCCTGAAGCAAGCAACCGCGGCGCCGATCGTACGCGCGCGGGCGGGCCGCGCCGCCGCCGAACTGGCCGCTTCTACCGGGGATTCAATTGCCGCAGACGCGGACCTGGCCGAGGTGATCAGCCTGCTGCCCTCACTCGTCGACCACACCCTGACCTTGCAGGACCGCCAACATCACCTGGCCCGATTGCAGGGACTAGGTGCCAGCGCCGCCTGCGCCCACCTAGCCAACCGCAGCAGCGAACCGATCGAGCGGATTGGCGTGGCGTGGCAGCGGCTGGAACAGGCCCGCACCATCCTGCTCACCCAGGCGTTGGAAACTCGTGCCGACGCGACTGCCTTGCACAGCATCCGGCCTGACCTGGCGAACGAGTACGACCAACTACGTCGGCTACTCGGCGACACAAGTGGCATCCTCGGCCAATTTTAGTATCAAGGGGGCGAAGTGGACCTGGAAGCACCGTTCGGCGCCTCAACCGGCCGGCAGGAAGACGAACGGATCCGACTACGCAAGCAAGCCGCAGCTCGCTGGCCGCACTTGTTAGAGGAAATCCGCCAGGTCCCGGGTTTCGACAGGTTCGCCTTGCCACCGCTTATGTCAGAGTTGCATGAGGCTGCGGCCGGGGGAACGGTTGTAGCGCTGTTAGTGACCGAGTGGGGCTGCGGTGCCCTATTTCTTAGCGGCACTGACGCGGACTACCTGGAGCTACCCGCCCTAGCAGCGCAGGACGCTGCGGAGCGGGCCAACGCGTTTCTGGACGCAGTGAGACCCGGGTCTCCGCCAGATACGGCCACCATACGCGGGGTGCTGGAGTGGCTGTGGGATGTCGTCACCGGCCCTGTGTTGGAGAAGCTGGGCTACACAGCCACTCCGAACACCCCGGCGGTGGATGGCCGGTGGCCGCGGGTGTGGTGGATTCCGACAGGTGCTCTGACCGTGCTGCCGCTGCATGCCGCCGGCCATCACGACGATCCCTCCGGCTCGCGGCGGGCGGTGCTGGACCGAGTGGTGTCTTCCTATACGCCCAGCGTCCGTGCGTTGGGCAACGCCCGCTCCGTAGCGCACCGTACGGGGAACGGAGGGTTCGCTGTGGGTATCAACGACATCCCGGATCGACTGGACCTGCATCTGGAACGTGCTGAGCCCGAGGCTGCCGCGATCGCCGCAAGGCTGCAGATCCAGCCCTTGCTCGGGCCGGACGCGACCCGGCAAGCGGTCCTTTCTGGCCTGCCCGGCGCCGCGTGGGCGCACTTTTCCTGTCACGGCTTGGCCAACCAGGACGACCCGTCACGCAGCTACTTGGCCTTGGTCGACGGGCCGCTGTACGCGGCGGAACTGTTCAATGCCCGGATCGAAATGCCGTACCTGGCCTATTTATCCGCGTGCACCACGGCCATGGGCGCGGTGCGGCTGCTGGACGAGAACATTAGCCTCGCAGCTGCCTTTCAGCTTGCAGGGTTCCCGCACGTCATTGGCACGCTGTGGACAATCAACGACTGGGTCGCCGAAAGACTCGCTCGCGACCTGTACCAACTGGTGCATCCCGATGCGGCTACGTGGCACTCACCGGGACTGGTGCTGCACGACATCGTGCGCCGATACCGCGACCGCTTCCGTGACGACCCAGATCTGTGGGCCTCGCACATCCACTACGGACCCTGACCGCTGACAACACCACTGCGACAGGTTCGCGGGGTTGATCCAACAGGGCACGCTCAGAGAACCGCAATCTCCCAGAAGGAGCAGTAGGTGGACCAGACACCACCCGCCATCGCCGAGGCCGCCGAGTCACTCCACGAGCGCATCGAGGTCCTAAGCAAGAAGCCGTGGTCGGCCGGCACCAATCTGACCAGGCTGACCGCCATTCTGGAGATAGAGGTCCCCGCCGCCGTGGGGCGTCTCGACGCCGAGGCCCTCAACACGCTATTCGACGAGATCACCAGACTGGACAAGTTCAACGGTCGGTACGGCAAGCTGAACCCTGATCAGCACATCGCCGATCAGTCCCCCATCGATCACCCTGACTGGGGCAGGCTGCGATTCAACATCGCGCAGGACAGCCTGCTCCCCCTTTTCCAGACTCCACCGCCGGCGACGGCGGATGGCACGCCGGCCGCCCTGCCGATGCCGCCCGGACCCGTTCCATCACAGCCGACCGAGCCAGACCGGAAGGGTCGGCGCAGATGGTTCGGGCTAAAGAAATGAGCCTGGTCCAGCCCACGTTGGTCGTGTACCTGTTCGCCGCAGTCACTGGCGAGGACCCGGCCCGGGCCACAGCCAGTTATCAGCAACTGCGTCAGGCCTGGCACACCATCGCCGACCGGCTACACCTCGACACTGCCGCTTCGACCCGGCTCCCGGCCGACCCTCGCGAGAAAGCACCAACAACAACCGGCACGGCGCTTCAGGCCGGGCGGGAAGGCCCTGGTCGGCTGCGTCAGATGTGGTGGAACCAATTCCACGACGTCGCCGTCATCTCCCTGGCAATCTCCGCGGACGGCATCTCCGAGGAGCGGGGCTGGCACGCCCTGCACAGCGAATGGGCGGACGTCGCCGCCGACCTCGTGCTGCCTACGCTCCTGGGCAGCACGCAGGTCTACACCGCCCGTACCGCCACCAACGAGCCGCTCATCGTGAGCCCGACCGACGGAGCACCGGATAAGCCCGCCACCACGGCGCAGTTGGGCCCCTACCTGCCGGGCATCCCGGCCAGCGGATGGGCGGATTCCGCCACTCTTGTCAGAACCGGCGGCTTCGTGATCTACGAACTCAGCCCCCGCGCCGGGCTCCAGCCCGACAGGCAACTGGTCGTGCTCGCTCCACACGACCGCGACGACGAACTCGGCAGCTGGGTGTGGCAGCTCAGTCTCGGACGCCTGCCCGTGTACTTGCTCAATTCGGCCAAGCTGCGCCACCAGGCTCGGATCATCGAACAGCAGCGAGCCGAAATCACGCAACGGCGGCTGTCCACGTATCAGCAGCTGAACACGATCCAAGCTCTAATGTACGCGAGCCCAACGCCGGACATCGACCAGCTGGTCAACGCCGAGGTGACCATCACCAAGATGCAAGCCCAGTCGGAAGGACTCGTTGACAC
It contains:
- a CDS encoding CHAT domain-containing protein, with protein sequence MLEWLWDVVTGPVLEKLGYTATPNTPAVDGRWPRVWWIPTGALTVLPLHAAGHHDDPSGSRRAVLDRVVSSYTPSVRALGNARSVAHRTGNGGFAVGINDIPDRLDLHLERAEPEAAAIAARLQIQPLLGPDATRQAVLSGLPGAAWAHFSCHGLANQDDPSRSYLALVDGPLYAAELFNARIEMPYLAYLSACTTAMGAVRLLDENISLAAAFQLAGFPHVIGTLWTINDWVAERLARDLYQLVHPDAATWHSPGLVLHDIVRRYRDRFRDDPDLWASHIHYGP
- a CDS encoding CATRA conflict system CASPASE/TPR repeat-associated protein; the encoded protein is MSLVQPTLVVYLFAAVTGEDPARATASYQQLRQAWHTIADRLHLDTAASTRLPADPREKAPTTTGTALQAGREGPGRLRQMWWNQFHDVAVISLAISADGISEERGWHALHSEWADVAADLVLPTLLGSTQVYTARTATNEPLIVSPTDGAPDKPATTAQLGPYLPGIPASGWADSATLVRTGGFVIYELSPRAGLQPDRQLVVLAPHDRDDELGSWVWQLSLGRLPVYLLNSAKLRHQARIIEQQRAEITQRRLSTYQQLNTIQALMYASPTPDIDQLVNAEVTITKMQAQSEGLVDTQARIATFQRTIGIAASNITTLTDPVLDPTRRSLVDDDQALAQGISAALDDDHAFLAAVTTRAQHVATAAHTLIAQHRVQTERTAQHRANQYNLLQTGILTAVVTALAAVQAFGYKISTVPPPAQPAVIALLAAITLLLYAIPLHHGEKAMTERDFHFAPRHWPTRLLRTAGALTGAALGWTIASLLQTSAGRAHLTTTLAVAGLILATAATTLATRQPRSKTARADPAAGHGGAAALTD